Genomic DNA from Alkalihalobacterium alkalinitrilicum:
CCCTCTTCTATAGGTGGGTTATAACATGCATACTGATGACCACCTTCAAGGTGTACAACTTCTGGATGTGCCTCATAACAAACGTCTGTTGCATATCCACATTTTTCTGAGAAGACACATCCCCCTCCTTTCCCAGTCGTTTCATTCACATTATCTAATAATGTTTTTTTGTCTAGCGATAGTACTGAATCTAATAACATTCTTGAAACGGGATGGTAAGGAGTGTCATATAATGTGTCACTAGCCGCTAACTCAACCAATTGCCCTTTATACAAGACAGCTACACGGTCACAGAAAAACTTGATAATACTTAAATTGTGTCCGATAAATAAATAAGTCAAATTAAACTCTTCTTGGAGATCAAGTAATAGATTTAGAATTTGAGCTTGAATCGATACATCTAGTGCTGAAGTTGGTTCATCTAAAACTAGAAATTCAGGTTTTAATGCTAATGCTCTCGCAATACCGATCCTTTGCCGTTGACCACCCGAAAATTCATGTGGATACCTGACAAAATGCTCTTCTTTTAAACCAACTTTTATTAGTAATCTTAATACTTCCTCCTCAGCCTCCTTTTTAGTATTAGCAACTCCCAAGCGTAACATTGGATTTACGATTTGCTCGCCAATCGTTTTTCTAGGATTAAATGATGAAGCACTATCTTGAAAGATAATTTGCATCTTTCGGTAGTATTCTTTCATTTCTTTATGTGAGAGCTTCGTAATTTCTTTCCCATCATAGATAATACTGCCTGCAGAAGGTTCTATTAATCTTAATACCATTCTTCCAATCGTTGATTTACCAGAACCAGACTCACCAATTAAACCAATGATCTCACCTTTTTTGATCGTCAAGTTGATTCCATTTACCGCCTTGAATGTCTTAGAGTTTCTTTTAAAGAAACCATTTCCTAATGAGAATTCCTTTTCTAAACCTTTAACTTCTAAAAAGTTCTGCATAAGCTTCCTCCTCATTAAAGCAACGCACTAAATGACCATTCTCTTTAATGCTTACTTTAGGAAATTTATTTTGACACTCACTTGTTGCCTCATTACATCGACTGTAAAAACTGCAACCAATCGGAAGGTTCAGTAAATCAGGTGGCGACCCAACAATCTGTTGTAGACGTTTTTTCTTCCATTTTGAACTTTTTTCAAATATAGCTAGAGACGTCTCAGGCATTGCATTCATTAATCCTTTTGTGTAAGGATGTTTTGGTTTCGTGAGTATTTCTTGTGTAGCCCCATATTCAACAATGCGTCCAGCATACATAACCGCTACATAATCACAAAGGTTAGCAACTACACCAAAGTCATGAGTGATAAACAGAATACTAGTGTTCAACTCCTTGTTTATCTTTTTTAACAAGGCTAGAATTTGCATTTGAATGGTGGCATCTAGTGCAGTTGTTGGTTCATCTGCAATTAATAATTTAGGCTTACAACTTAATGCCATTGCAATCATTGCCCTTTGTCTCATTCCTCCACTTAAAGCATGTGGATAGGAGTTTAACACACGATCGGGATCGTGAATCCCGACCAAATCAAGTAAATTCTTAGCCTCTTCAATAGCTGCCTTTTTAGATAGACTTTGTCTATATTGAATAATTTCCAACATTTGATTTCCTACTGTAAATGAAGGATCCATCGCTGTTAAAGGGTTTTGGAAAATCATTGCAATATCATTACCTCGAATTTTGCGATACTCTTTTTCTGTTTTCTCCACTAAATTAATACCTTCAAAATTAATAAAACCATTTACGATTTTTCCATTTGGTTTTGGAATAAGCCCTAGTATCGAAAGGCCTGTAATACTTTTCCCTGAACCTGACTCTCCAACAAGAGCCATAATTTCACCAGCTTTAATTGTTATATCTACACCATTCACTGCCCTAACTAAGCCATTTGGAGTAGAGAATTGGACTTCTAAGTTATTGATTTCAAGTAAAGTCATAATCATCTCTTCCTCTCTTTATTGTGTACGTTTAAATGGATCTAAAGCATCACGCAGACCATCACCTAACCAGTTAAAGGCTGTTGCTATAATTAATATGACAAGTCCAGGAATTGTTGCGACATGAGGAGCCCCTTGCGTAAGTACCGATAATCCACCTGCTGTCATTCTGCCCCAATCTGCATGAGGTGGTTGTATCCCTAACCCAAGAAAACTTAATCCTGCGGCAAAAACAATCATTACGCCTGTTAATGTCGTAGCGTATACAATTAAATCAGATACCACATTAGGCAATATTTCTTTAAATAAAATTTCAAACTTATTAGCTCCTAAAGCTTTGGCGGCCTCAACATACTCTTTTGTTTTTTCGTTTACTGTGGAGGTGTATACAACCCTTGTCATGTAAGGGAGTAACACAAGACAGATTGAAAGCATAATTGCAGTCATTCCCGAGCCAACAATTGCTGCGATTGCTACAGCTAATAAAACCATTGGGAAGGCAAACAAAATATCTAATAACCTCATAATGACCTCACCGAGTCGCTCGAAATATCCCGCAACTAACCCTAAAGTTAAACTCACTGCAAACATAATCAGAATAGGAACTATAGCTGAGACTAGCGACAATCTACCTCCCCATATGAGCCTACTCAGTATGTCTCTGCCTTGGTCATCTAACCCTAGAATATGGCCAGGAGTTCCCATTCCTAAAAGTCGTTTTGAACCATCCGTAACATTGGGATCATAAGGTGCAATTACAGGGGCAAGGATTGCAACAAGGATTGTAATAGCGATGATAATAGCTCCTGTCATTGCAAGCTTATCTTTTTTGAACACTCGAATTGATTGTTTTAATGCATTACTACCTATGGAAATTTGCTTATTAGTTAAAGGTTCCTTATCAATAGCTAAATTTTTATCCATCTTTTTCCCCCCTAGCTCTTCAATCTTGGATTTAACGACGTCACGATAAGGTCATTTATTAAATTCAATACAACGAAGCTAATGGCAATAAATAAAACACCAGCTTGAATCATTGGAATATCTTGAGCATTGATAGAAGTGTATAACTGACTTCCAATTCCAGGCCAAGAGAAAACAACTTCTACGAATAATGCTCCTCCAAGTAAGTATCCAATTTGTAATCCAGACATGTTTAATAATGGTGAAAGGATATTTCTAAACACATGTTTACTAATAATCTTAGATTCTGGGATTCCATTAGCACGGAATGTTTTAATATAATCCATGTTTAACACCTCAATAATGCTACTACGTGTTAACCTAGCAATTACTGCTAGAGATACCGTCGCTGTTGCAAATGCTGGTAAAATAAGGTGTTGTAATAAACCACTAAAACTTGGACCAGTTCGCATATTATACATTCCTGATGAAGGTAACCATCCTAATTTAATTGAAAAGAACCACATGATCACAATTGCTAACCAAAAAACTGGAGTATTAGCACCAAACTGAGCGATAAACATGATAAATCGATCAAAGAAAGTATACTTTTTTAACGCTGCTAATAAACCAATTAGGACACCTCCAACTAGACATATTACTAGTGCTCCTGCTGTTAAAATTAATGTGTTAAGTAACTTAGGAAGTAAAAAATCTGCAACAGGAATTCTCATCGCGATTGAGGTTCCTAAATCTCCTTGCAGGACACTGAGTAGCCATATCCCGTATTGGACGAAGAATGGTTGATCTAATCCAAGTTCAGCTCTTAATTCAAGGATAGCTTTTTCTGTCGCCGCTTGACCAAGAATAATTCTAGCAGGGTCCCCTGGAATTAAATAAACCATTAAAAACACTAAGAATGAAACACCTAGCAGGATGGGAATAATGGATAAGATTCTTTTCAATAAATAGACAAACATACAAAGCCTCCTATCTTGTTAGAGTTTAGGTTGCTAGCACTACATCTAGCAACCTACCTATTTTTAGTTGATGGTTACATCGATTAGGTCGTACCACTCTTCATTAGGAGCGATAAAGCCTTCCACATAATCAGCCATTATATAAGGTGCAGTATCATTAACAATTGGAGCAAATGCAGCATCTTCTGCTAAAATTTGATTCGCTTGTTTCCA
This window encodes:
- a CDS encoding ABC transporter ATP-binding protein; translation: MTLLEINNLEVQFSTPNGLVRAVNGVDITIKAGEIMALVGESGSGKSITGLSILGLIPKPNGKIVNGFINFEGINLVEKTEKEYRKIRGNDIAMIFQNPLTAMDPSFTVGNQMLEIIQYRQSLSKKAAIEEAKNLLDLVGIHDPDRVLNSYPHALSGGMRQRAMIAMALSCKPKLLIADEPTTALDATIQMQILALLKKINKELNTSILFITHDFGVVANLCDYVAVMYAGRIVEYGATQEILTKPKHPYTKGLMNAMPETSLAIFEKSSKWKKKRLQQIVGSPPDLLNLPIGCSFYSRCNEATSECQNKFPKVSIKENGHLVRCFNEEEAYAELFRS
- a CDS encoding ABC transporter ATP-binding protein — protein: MQNFLEVKGLEKEFSLGNGFFKRNSKTFKAVNGINLTIKKGEIIGLIGESGSGKSTIGRMVLRLIEPSAGSIIYDGKEITKLSHKEMKEYYRKMQIIFQDSASSFNPRKTIGEQIVNPMLRLGVANTKKEAEEEVLRLLIKVGLKEEHFVRYPHEFSGGQRQRIGIARALALKPEFLVLDEPTSALDVSIQAQILNLLLDLQEEFNLTYLFIGHNLSIIKFFCDRVAVLYKGQLVELAASDTLYDTPYHPVSRMLLDSVLSLDKKTLLDNVNETTGKGGGCVFSEKCGYATDVCYEAHPEVVHLEGGHQYACYNPPIEEGVEFQDEPQRKLS
- a CDS encoding ABC transporter permease; its protein translation is MDKNLAIDKEPLTNKQISIGSNALKQSIRVFKKDKLAMTGAIIIAITILVAILAPVIAPYDPNVTDGSKRLLGMGTPGHILGLDDQGRDILSRLIWGGRLSLVSAIVPILIMFAVSLTLGLVAGYFERLGEVIMRLLDILFAFPMVLLAVAIAAIVGSGMTAIMLSICLVLLPYMTRVVYTSTVNEKTKEYVEAAKALGANKFEILFKEILPNVVSDLIVYATTLTGVMIVFAAGLSFLGLGIQPPHADWGRMTAGGLSVLTQGAPHVATIPGLVILIIATAFNWLGDGLRDALDPFKRTQ
- a CDS encoding ABC transporter permease gives rise to the protein MFVYLLKRILSIIPILLGVSFLVFLMVYLIPGDPARIILGQAATEKAILELRAELGLDQPFFVQYGIWLLSVLQGDLGTSIAMRIPVADFLLPKLLNTLILTAGALVICLVGGVLIGLLAALKKYTFFDRFIMFIAQFGANTPVFWLAIVIMWFFSIKLGWLPSSGMYNMRTGPSFSGLLQHLILPAFATATVSLAVIARLTRSSIIEVLNMDYIKTFRANGIPESKIISKHVFRNILSPLLNMSGLQIGYLLGGALFVEVVFSWPGIGSQLYTSINAQDIPMIQAGVLFIAISFVVLNLINDLIVTSLNPRLKS